One region of Gemmatimonadaceae bacterium genomic DNA includes:
- a CDS encoding ATP-binding cassette domain-containing protein, translated as MTLLSCSNIGISFGATELLKDITFTVAEGERWGIIGRNGAGKTSIFSVITGDRPANVGSVARKPGMRHALLDQHRAFEGATTVWQAGAAAWREVIALEQKIAEQAMQLGELGDKVTEAMLEEFGHLQERFGDLGGYIYHSRVDAVLQGLGFDAEESKTRLVSTLSGGERGRVGLAAQLIAPADLLMLDEPTNHLDLETINWLEEWLKDCDETVLVVSHDRAFLDAICTHILHIEAKTSEWYKGNYSQFVPQRAERRLTRERELEKQRAYVKKEEEYIRRNIAGVNSFQAKGKRKRLERLPRLAPPPGDPAAMTLEFTVNERGGDQVIAIKDLRVEVPGRVLVEDFTAVLRRNDFVALVGPNGAGKSSFIHTILGDRAPARGEAKVGASVTPAWFRQDLSDLPLNKSMYDAIQDLRPLWNRGQVQNCLGAFGFSGDEVQRPITSLSGGERARMAMAIMTLSGANLLVLDEPTNHLDVENIEVLEDALEEYEGTVLLVSHDRAFLREVATRVWYFEGSQLKDYDGPFHEWEAHVEKKGGR; from the coding sequence GTGACGCTTCTCTCCTGCTCCAACATCGGCATTTCCTTCGGCGCCACCGAGCTGCTCAAGGACATCACCTTCACCGTCGCCGAGGGCGAACGGTGGGGGATCATCGGGCGCAACGGGGCGGGGAAGACGTCGATCTTCAGCGTCATCACCGGCGATCGGCCGGCGAACGTCGGCAGTGTGGCCCGCAAGCCGGGCATGCGCCACGCGCTCCTCGACCAGCATCGCGCCTTCGAAGGCGCCACCACCGTGTGGCAGGCCGGCGCGGCGGCGTGGCGCGAGGTCATTGCCCTCGAGCAGAAGATCGCGGAGCAGGCCATGCAGCTCGGGGAACTCGGCGACAAGGTCACCGAGGCGATGCTCGAGGAATTCGGGCACCTGCAGGAGCGCTTCGGCGATCTCGGTGGCTACATCTACCATTCGCGCGTGGACGCCGTGCTCCAGGGCCTGGGCTTTGACGCCGAGGAGAGCAAGACGCGGCTCGTGAGCACCTTATCGGGTGGTGAGCGCGGGCGCGTGGGGCTCGCGGCGCAGCTCATTGCACCGGCCGATCTGCTCATGCTCGACGAGCCCACCAACCACCTCGACCTCGAAACCATCAACTGGCTCGAGGAGTGGCTCAAGGACTGCGACGAAACCGTGCTGGTCGTCTCGCACGACCGTGCCTTCCTCGACGCGATCTGCACGCACATCCTGCACATCGAAGCCAAGACCAGCGAGTGGTACAAGGGGAACTACAGCCAGTTCGTGCCGCAGCGCGCCGAACGGCGCCTCACGCGGGAACGCGAGCTCGAAAAGCAGCGCGCCTACGTGAAGAAGGAGGAGGAGTACATCCGTCGGAACATCGCCGGCGTGAACTCCTTTCAGGCCAAGGGCAAGCGCAAGCGCCTCGAGCGCCTGCCGCGCCTCGCGCCGCCGCCGGGTGATCCGGCTGCGATGACGCTCGAGTTCACCGTGAACGAACGGGGCGGCGATCAGGTCATCGCCATCAAGGACCTGCGCGTGGAAGTGCCCGGGCGCGTGCTCGTGGAAGACTTCACGGCCGTGCTCCGCCGCAACGACTTCGTGGCGCTTGTGGGGCCCAACGGCGCCGGCAAGTCGAGCTTCATTCACACCATCCTCGGCGACCGCGCGCCCGCGCGTGGGGAAGCCAAGGTGGGCGCGTCGGTCACGCCGGCGTGGTTCCGGCAGGACCTGAGTGACCTGCCGCTCAACAAGTCGATGTACGACGCCATTCAGGACCTCCGCCCGCTCTGGAATCGTGGCCAGGTGCAGAACTGCCTCGGTGCGTTCGGTTTTTCGGGCGACGAAGTGCAGCGCCCCATCACGAGCCTGAGCGGTGGCGAGCGCGCGCGCATGGCGATGGCGATCATGACGCTCTCCGGCGCGAACCTGCTCGTGCTCGACGAGCCCACCAATCACCTGGACGTCGAGAACATCGAAGTGCTGGAAGATGCGCTCGAGGAGTACGAGGGCACGGTGCTGCTCGTGAGCCACGACCGCGCCTTCCTGCGCGAGGTGGCGACGCGTGTGTGGTACTTCGAGGGCTCGCAGCTCAAGGACTACGACGGACCGTTCCACGAGTGGGAGGCGCACGTCGAGAAGAAGGGCGGGCGGTAA
- a CDS encoding D-2-hydroxyacid dehydrogenase, protein MRILCYVSFGVKQWTLPDRAVNALRARFPDITFVHAHTPEEALAGIVDADAALSSRLTPEMVAAAPKLRWVHSTAVNVLGLLPIAELAARGIQVSNSRGIQGVPIAETVMGGLLVLGRRFDRMLAAQRQHAWIQNALFDELPTVQRGKRMAIIGLGDIGLAIAQRAHAFEMTVVGVRRNPAQPTPSCVSQVYGPDQLHDAITGADVLVLAAPSGSATERLIGARELALLNPGAVVVNVARASIVDEPALLSALRSGAVGGAVLDVFLEEPLAPDHPYWDMANVILTPHVSGFNAQHWDLITALYVENLQRYLADEPLRYPVDLTAGY, encoded by the coding sequence ATGCGGATCCTCTGCTACGTCTCGTTCGGGGTGAAGCAGTGGACGCTCCCCGACCGTGCGGTCAATGCGCTGCGGGCGCGCTTTCCGGACATCACGTTCGTGCATGCGCACACCCCCGAGGAGGCGCTGGCGGGTATCGTGGATGCCGACGCAGCGCTGTCGTCGCGTCTGACGCCGGAGATGGTCGCGGCCGCACCGAAGCTGCGCTGGGTCCACTCGACGGCGGTCAATGTGCTGGGGCTCCTGCCCATCGCCGAACTGGCGGCGCGCGGCATCCAAGTCAGCAACTCGCGCGGCATTCAGGGGGTGCCCATCGCCGAAACGGTGATGGGCGGGCTGCTCGTGCTAGGGCGGCGCTTTGACCGCATGTTGGCTGCGCAGCGCCAGCACGCCTGGATTCAGAACGCGTTGTTCGATGAACTCCCCACGGTGCAGCGCGGCAAGCGGATGGCGATCATCGGACTGGGGGACATCGGCCTCGCGATCGCGCAGCGCGCGCACGCCTTCGAGATGACCGTGGTGGGCGTGCGTCGGAACCCGGCGCAGCCCACACCGTCCTGCGTGTCGCAGGTGTACGGGCCCGACCAGTTGCACGACGCCATCACCGGCGCCGATGTACTGGTGCTGGCCGCGCCGAGTGGCAGCGCCACCGAGCGGCTGATCGGCGCGCGCGAGCTGGCGTTGCTCAATCCGGGCGCGGTGGTGGTGAATGTGGCGCGCGCATCGATCGTGGATGAGCCGGCACTCCTGAGCGCGCTGCGGAGTGGTGCGGTGGGCGGGGCGGTGCTCGATGTCTTTCTCGAGGAGCCGCTGGCGCCCGATCATCCGTACTGGGACATGGCGAACGTGATCCTGACGCCGCACGTGTCGGGGTTCAATGCGCAGCACTGGGATCTGATCACGGCGCTGTACGTCGAGAATCTGCAGCGCTATCTGGCGGATGAACCGCTGCGCTATCCCGTGGATCTGACGGCTGGGTACTGA
- a CDS encoding YciI family protein: MKYLISFPAAAMQVPPEELVSVGEAARAVIREAKQAGVYVFGGGINSSVAPVLVAGDGTVSRETYPQTRAFDGGYCVLELPSREAAIEWAAKIAAACRCAQELREFGYDPES, translated from the coding sequence ATGAAATACCTGATCTCCTTCCCCGCCGCCGCGATGCAGGTGCCTCCCGAGGAGCTGGTGTCGGTCGGTGAGGCAGCGCGTGCCGTCATTCGCGAGGCCAAGCAGGCTGGCGTGTATGTGTTCGGCGGCGGGATCAACAGCAGCGTGGCGCCGGTGCTGGTCGCGGGTGATGGCACCGTCTCGCGCGAGACGTATCCGCAGACGCGTGCGTTTGACGGTGGCTACTGCGTGCTCGAGCTCCCGTCGCGTGAGGCCGCCATCGAGTGGGCGGCCAAGATCGCTGCGGCCTGCCGATGTGCGCAGGAGCTGCGTGAGTTCGGGTACGACCCTGAGAGCTGA
- a CDS encoding efflux RND transporter permease subunit, translating to MWNRFIQRPILSIVLSLLVLFVGGLALSQLPVTQYPSISPPKVTVVADYPGANNELLIKAVVIPLERAINGAPGLKYIASDAGNDGEANIQAVFNLGTDPNQATLAVQNRVASVVNKLPPIVVREGVKITREEPNMLLYINVYSDDPTADQKFLFNFADINLLSELKRVDGVGFADILGNREYAMRIWLKPERLTAFKVSADEVMEALSAQSLEASPGKTGESSGKRSQAFEYVIKYPGRYTTKEEYEKVVIRALPNGEILHLKDVADVEFGSSMYDIYSTINGKPSAAIVLKQSYGSNANQVIADVKTRLEEIATSTFPKGMHYEISYDVSKFLDASIEKVIHTLIEAFILVGLVVFIFLGDWRSTIIPAIAVPVSLIGTFAFMQLFGITLNLITLFALVLAIGIVVDNAIVIIEGVHAIMEQEHLGPLPATRKAVDQLAGAIIAITLVMAAVFVPVGFLSGPVGIFYRQFSITMATAIVLSGFVALTLTPALCAMLLRPHVQHGERRTPIGRFLDAFNRIFGRVTDRYVGLLKVIASRRVITYGVLLLLCGATWFTSRTVQSGFIPNEDQGMFYAIVQTPPGSTLERTNDIVRRLQKVAEDVDGVKSVSSLAGYEILTEGTGANTGTCLINLKDWSEREHSAQEIITEMEEKVKDITGANIEFFLPPALPGYGAAGGFELRLLDKAGSGDYKRMEQINTDFVAALNKRKELNSVFSFYSASFPQYMLRIDNELAQQKGVSVDNALNTLSTLLGSNYEISFIKFDRQYKVIVQAAPEYRAQPEDILKLSVKNSRDEMVPYSAFMHMDKVYGLSEITRHNMSNASEISGAASPGYSSGDAIRVVTEVAKQALPRGFDIDWAGISLDEVRQGNQAIYIFIVSLVFVYLILSAQYESFILPLAVILSLPAGVFGAFAFLLLTGLENNIYAQIAMVMLIGLLGKNAVLIVEFASQRHAEGWSVREAMIEGARARFRPILMTSFAFIAGLVPLMFATGPGKLGNRTIGTAAFGGMLMGTLLGVILIPGLYYAFARRSEKHPFHATEDERPLTEV from the coding sequence ATGTGGAATCGGTTCATTCAGCGGCCGATCTTATCGATCGTCCTGTCGCTTCTCGTGCTCTTCGTGGGTGGGCTGGCGCTGTCGCAGCTGCCGGTCACGCAGTATCCGAGCATCTCGCCGCCCAAGGTCACTGTCGTGGCCGACTATCCGGGCGCCAATAACGAACTGCTCATCAAGGCCGTGGTCATCCCCCTCGAGCGCGCCATCAACGGGGCGCCGGGGCTCAAGTACATCGCCTCTGACGCCGGCAACGACGGCGAAGCGAACATCCAGGCGGTGTTCAACCTCGGCACGGACCCCAATCAGGCCACGCTCGCGGTCCAGAACCGCGTGGCATCGGTGGTGAACAAGCTGCCGCCGATCGTGGTGCGTGAAGGCGTGAAGATCACGCGCGAGGAGCCGAACATGCTCCTCTACATCAACGTCTACTCGGACGATCCGACCGCCGACCAGAAGTTCCTCTTCAACTTCGCCGACATCAACCTGCTGTCGGAGCTCAAGCGGGTCGATGGCGTGGGCTTTGCCGACATCCTCGGCAACCGCGAGTATGCGATGCGTATCTGGCTCAAGCCGGAACGCCTCACCGCGTTCAAGGTCTCGGCGGACGAAGTGATGGAAGCGCTGAGCGCGCAGAGCCTCGAAGCCTCGCCGGGCAAGACCGGCGAAAGTTCGGGCAAGCGCTCGCAGGCATTCGAGTACGTCATCAAGTACCCGGGCCGCTATACGACCAAGGAGGAATACGAGAAAGTCGTGATCCGGGCCCTCCCCAACGGCGAGATCCTGCACCTCAAGGATGTCGCCGACGTGGAGTTCGGCAGCTCGATGTACGACATCTACTCCACGATCAACGGCAAGCCGTCGGCCGCCATCGTCCTCAAGCAGTCGTACGGCAGCAATGCCAACCAGGTCATCGCCGACGTCAAGACGCGCCTCGAGGAGATCGCGACGTCCACCTTCCCCAAGGGGATGCACTACGAGATCAGCTACGACGTCTCGAAGTTCCTCGACGCCTCCATCGAGAAGGTGATCCACACCCTGATCGAGGCGTTCATCCTCGTCGGGCTGGTGGTGTTCATCTTCCTGGGCGACTGGCGCTCCACGATCATCCCGGCGATCGCCGTGCCGGTCTCGCTGATCGGCACCTTTGCGTTCATGCAGCTGTTCGGCATCACGCTCAACCTCATCACGCTGTTCGCGCTGGTGCTGGCGATCGGCATCGTGGTCGACAACGCCATCGTGATCATCGAGGGCGTGCACGCCATCATGGAGCAGGAGCATCTGGGGCCGCTGCCCGCCACGCGCAAGGCGGTGGACCAGCTGGCGGGCGCCATCATCGCCATCACGCTGGTCATGGCGGCGGTGTTCGTGCCGGTCGGCTTTCTGTCCGGCCCGGTCGGCATCTTCTACCGCCAGTTCTCGATCACGATGGCCACGGCCATCGTCCTGTCCGGCTTCGTGGCGCTCACGCTCACTCCGGCGCTCTGCGCCATGTTGCTCAGGCCGCACGTGCAGCATGGCGAACGACGCACGCCGATTGGCCGCTTCCTCGACGCGTTCAATCGCATCTTCGGTCGCGTCACCGATCGGTACGTGGGGCTGCTCAAGGTGATTGCCTCGCGCCGCGTGATCACCTACGGCGTGCTGCTGCTTCTCTGCGGCGCCACCTGGTTCACCTCGCGGACCGTGCAGAGCGGCTTCATTCCCAACGAAGACCAGGGGATGTTCTACGCCATCGTGCAGACGCCACCGGGCTCCACCCTGGAGCGCACGAACGACATCGTGCGCCGCCTGCAGAAGGTGGCTGAAGACGTGGATGGCGTGAAGTCGGTGTCGTCGCTCGCCGGCTACGAGATCCTGACCGAAGGCACGGGCGCCAACACCGGCACCTGCCTCATCAACCTCAAGGATTGGAGCGAGCGCGAGCACTCGGCGCAGGAGATCATCACCGAGATGGAAGAGAAGGTGAAGGACATAACGGGCGCCAACATCGAATTCTTCCTGCCCCCTGCCCTGCCGGGCTACGGGGCGGCCGGCGGCTTTGAACTGCGCCTGCTCGACAAGGCCGGCTCCGGCGACTATAAGCGCATGGAGCAGATCAATACCGACTTCGTGGCGGCACTCAACAAGCGGAAAGAGCTGAACAGCGTCTTCAGCTTCTACAGCGCCAGCTTCCCGCAGTACATGCTGCGCATCGACAACGAGCTGGCCCAACAGAAGGGCGTGAGCGTGGACAACGCCCTCAATACGCTCTCCACGCTGCTCGGGTCGAACTACGAGATCTCGTTCATCAAGTTTGACCGCCAGTACAAGGTCATCGTGCAGGCGGCACCGGAGTACCGCGCCCAGCCGGAGGACATCCTCAAGCTGTCGGTGAAGAACAGCCGCGATGAAATGGTCCCGTACTCCGCCTTCATGCACATGGACAAGGTGTACGGCCTGTCGGAGATCACGCGGCACAACATGTCGAATGCGTCGGAAATCTCCGGGGCGGCGTCTCCGGGCTACAGCAGCGGCGACGCCATTCGGGTCGTGACGGAGGTGGCCAAGCAGGCGCTCCCGCGCGGCTTCGACATCGACTGGGCCGGTATCTCGCTCGACGAAGTCCGCCAGGGCAATCAGGCGATCTACATCTTCATCGTGTCGCTGGTGTTCGTGTACCTGATCCTGTCGGCGCAGTACGAGAGCTTCATTCTGCCGCTGGCGGTGATTCTCTCGCTCCCGGCCGGTGTCTTCGGGGCCTTCGCCTTCCTGCTGCTGACGGGGCTCGAGAACAACATCTACGCGCAGATCGCGATGGTGATGCTCATCGGTCTCCTGGGCAAGAACGCCGTGCTCATCGTGGAGTTCGCCTCGCAGCGCCACGCCGAAGGGTGGTCGGTCCGTGAGGCCATGATCGAAGGCGCCCGCGCCCGATTCCGCCCCATTCTCATGACCTCGTTCGCGTTCATCGCCGGCCTGGTGCCGCTGATGTTCGCGACCGGCCCCGGCAAGCTGGGGAACCGGACGATCGGCACGGCCGCCTTCGGCGGCATGCTCATGGGCACGCTCCTTGGCGTCATCCTGATTCCTGGTCTGTACTACGCCTTTGCTCGCCGGTCGGAGAAGCATCCGTTCCACGCGACCGAAGACGAGCGTCCGCTGACGGAGGTCTGA
- a CDS encoding AraC family transcriptional regulator: MLSFGTLSFLLTLGALNGLGVAVLLLNTRGNRVANRFLAALLFVLAMRLVPYIIGYAGAYDRWPWLSFAPFDMPLAIGPLLFLYVARLTSGEMPRRWWLHLLPAATHFTVYFALFAFVSLETRHALVGRWIDPVVAPAITAGALGGLAWYGWLALGRLRQYQQWLDDHLSNREEYRLTWLRVLLTVMALLAVVWGGYAITDALIHPLSYFDEFPFYLAQSAAAWVLGLLAWRAAALRYPTPADLAAETTTPSPATVPTDSADSAVRARGQDWPALGAEYLAALRRHEWWRDPQLTLDKLAQQLATNSSYVSKALNQGLGQGFNECVNRLRVEAVAADLRAGSALDLVQIGFDNGFNSKASFQRAFVLYMGQTPSAYRDAVRKGQVSPVGSPAETSQNP, encoded by the coding sequence ATGCTCTCCTTCGGCACGCTCAGCTTTCTGCTCACCCTCGGCGCCCTGAACGGACTGGGCGTCGCAGTGCTGTTGCTGAATACGCGCGGCAACCGCGTGGCGAATCGCTTTCTGGCGGCGTTGCTGTTCGTGCTGGCGATGCGCCTGGTGCCGTACATCATCGGCTATGCCGGTGCGTACGACCGGTGGCCCTGGCTGTCGTTTGCCCCGTTCGACATGCCCCTGGCGATCGGGCCGCTGCTGTTCCTGTACGTCGCGCGCCTGACGAGCGGAGAGATGCCCCGCCGCTGGTGGCTGCATCTACTACCAGCCGCGACGCATTTCACGGTCTACTTCGCGTTGTTCGCGTTTGTCTCGCTGGAAACGCGTCACGCCCTGGTGGGCCGCTGGATCGATCCAGTCGTGGCGCCGGCCATCACCGCCGGTGCGTTGGGGGGCCTCGCGTGGTATGGGTGGCTCGCGCTGGGCCGGTTGCGCCAGTACCAGCAGTGGCTCGACGACCATCTCTCGAACCGCGAGGAATACCGGCTCACGTGGCTGCGCGTGTTGCTCACGGTGATGGCGCTGCTGGCGGTGGTATGGGGTGGCTATGCCATCACCGATGCGCTGATCCACCCGCTCAGCTATTTCGACGAATTCCCCTTCTACCTCGCGCAGTCGGCGGCCGCGTGGGTGCTCGGCCTGCTCGCGTGGCGCGCGGCCGCGCTCCGCTACCCGACGCCGGCGGATCTGGCCGCGGAGACCACCACACCATCGCCGGCCACCGTACCGACCGATTCGGCGGACTCGGCCGTACGCGCGCGCGGGCAGGACTGGCCGGCGCTCGGCGCCGAGTATCTGGCCGCCTTGCGAAGGCATGAGTGGTGGCGGGATCCGCAGCTGACGCTCGACAAGCTGGCCCAGCAGCTCGCGACGAACAGCTCCTATGTGTCGAAGGCCCTCAATCAGGGGCTCGGTCAGGGGTTCAATGAATGCGTGAACCGGTTGCGGGTGGAGGCGGTGGCCGCCGATCTGCGCGCGGGCAGCGCCCTCGATCTCGTGCAGATCGGGTTCGACAACGGCTTCAACTCCAAAGCCTCGTTCCAGCGCGCGTTCGTGCTGTACATGGGGCAGACGCCCAGCGCCTACCGTGACGCGGTCCGGAAAGGACAGGTCTCACCCGTCGGCTCGCCGGCTGAGACGTCTCAAAATCCGTGA
- a CDS encoding efflux transporter outer membrane subunit gives MRFSKTFRVGAPAIAAVLAGCVAPKLPPEPVAPSVPTTYGVPGEGTRQSDTISVADMGWRQFFADTTLLGLIDTAVRNNPELLSTLQEVEMSRAELRGVRGQLFPRVSLGGGLGIDKAARYTAEGAGNASTDITEGKRVPDPIGDLSLGFTAAWEADVRGKIRNQKGAALQRYLGSIEGSRYVLTGLVAEVANTYYELTALDAKLAIVRQAIALQRNELDVVRAQREAAGVTELAVKQFEALLLNAQTIEVKLQQQIRETENRLNLLLGRYPQPVARPSALPSGLGMRTLAQGLPSQLLRNRPDIRAAELELKASRFDVKAARAEFLPEVNLTAGLGVRAFTANYLFQTPESMAYGLAGDLMAPLINRIGLKAEFQRASAAQQKALLGYRQSILSGVTEVSTLVTALDTYERGLQLKTQQAAALDSAVSVAGDLFNAARANYLEVLTAQREAIDVKLELVEAQLRQRVTLTNLYRALGGGWK, from the coding sequence ATGCGCTTCTCCAAGACGTTTCGCGTGGGCGCGCCGGCCATCGCCGCGGTGCTGGCCGGGTGTGTGGCGCCCAAGCTGCCCCCCGAGCCGGTCGCGCCGTCTGTTCCCACGACCTACGGCGTGCCGGGCGAGGGTACGCGCCAGAGCGACACGATTTCCGTCGCCGACATGGGGTGGCGGCAGTTCTTCGCCGACACCACGCTGCTGGGGCTCATCGATACCGCCGTCCGCAACAACCCCGAGCTGCTCTCCACCTTGCAGGAGGTGGAGATGTCGCGTGCCGAGCTGCGCGGCGTGCGCGGGCAGCTGTTCCCGCGTGTCTCGCTCGGCGGCGGGCTGGGGATCGACAAGGCGGCGCGCTACACGGCGGAGGGGGCGGGCAACGCCTCGACGGATATCACCGAGGGGAAGCGGGTGCCCGACCCGATCGGCGACCTGAGTCTTGGCTTCACCGCCGCGTGGGAGGCCGACGTGCGCGGCAAGATCCGCAACCAGAAGGGTGCGGCGCTGCAGCGGTACCTCGGCTCCATCGAAGGCAGCCGCTACGTTCTGACGGGGCTCGTCGCCGAGGTGGCGAACACCTACTACGAGCTCACCGCGCTCGACGCCAAGCTCGCCATCGTGCGGCAGGCGATCGCCCTGCAGCGCAACGAACTCGACGTCGTGCGGGCCCAGCGCGAGGCGGCGGGGGTCACGGAGCTTGCGGTGAAGCAGTTCGAGGCGCTGCTCCTCAACGCGCAAACGATCGAGGTGAAGCTGCAGCAGCAGATCCGCGAGACGGAGAATCGCCTGAACCTGCTGCTGGGTCGTTATCCGCAGCCGGTGGCGCGTCCGTCGGCGTTGCCGAGCGGGCTGGGCATGCGCACGCTGGCGCAGGGGCTCCCGTCGCAGCTGCTGCGGAATCGCCCCGACATCCGCGCGGCGGAGCTTGAGCTCAAGGCGTCGCGCTTCGATGTGAAGGCCGCGCGGGCGGAGTTCCTGCCGGAGGTCAATCTCACGGCCGGTCTGGGCGTGCGGGCGTTTACGGCCAATTATCTGTTCCAGACACCCGAGTCGATGGCGTATGGACTTGCCGGGGACTTGATGGCGCCGCTGATCAATCGCATCGGGCTCAAGGCCGAGTTCCAGCGGGCGAGTGCGGCGCAGCAGAAGGCACTGCTCGGCTATCGGCAGTCCATCCTCTCCGGGGTCACCGAGGTCTCGACACTGGTGACTGCGCTGGACACATATGAGCGGGGGCTGCAGCTCAAGACGCAGCAGGCCGCGGCGCTCGACAGCGCGGTCAGCGTGGCGGGCGACCTCTTCAATGCGGCGCGCGCGAACTATCTCGAGGTGCTCACGGCCCAGCGCGAGGCGATCGACGTGAAGCTCGAGCTGGTGGAGGCGCAGCTGCGGCAGCGGGTGACGCTGACGAATCTGTACCGGGCACTGGGCGGCGGGTGGAAGTAG